A DNA window from Coffea arabica cultivar ET-39 chromosome 6c, Coffea Arabica ET-39 HiFi, whole genome shotgun sequence contains the following coding sequences:
- the LOC113693032 gene encoding polygalacturonase, whose amino-acid sequence MTLHTKFFAHLIVTFLFLVSCPSAFHGDLHDHSDIQQTGYDSEAYPSFLSTVDGSQFDNSMMFEAGASDGLTKLSRLESSGRIINVDRFGAKGNGAEDDSNAFQSAWREACLSTVAVTLVVSQGKDYLLKPVKFSGPCKSEITVQINGVLLASDDRSDYGRDGRQWIRFDSVQGLIVEGRGVINGRGNIWWQNSCKINKALPCKDAPTAVIFYNCKNLVVQNLRFQDAQQIHMAFEKCINVQASNLIVTAPEESPNTDGIHVTNTQNIQISGCTIGTGDDCISIVSGSQNVQATDITCGPGHGISIGSLGSENSEAHVSDVTVHGARLSGTTNGVRIKTWQGAAGSVSNIKFQNIQVHDVQNPIIIDQNYCDQATPCTQQHTAIQISNVLYQNIYGTSASAAAINLNCSKSFPCRGIVLQNVNLVREGGGAAKASCNNVNLSNVGLVSPRCA is encoded by the exons ATGACTCTACATACAAAATTCTTTGCACATTTGATTGTTACATTCCTATTTTTAGTTTCATGTCCCTCAGCCTTTCATGGGGACCTACATGATCATAGCGATATCCAACAAACTGGATATGACTCTGAAGCATACCCTTCATTTCTTAGTACTGTTGATGGCAGCCAATTTGATAACTCCATGATGTTTGAAGCCGGGGCTTCTGATGGCTTGACCAAACTTTCCAGACTCGAAAGCTCGGGTAGAATCATTAATGTGGATAGGTTTGGAGCTAAGGGTAATGGAGCTGAGGACGATTCAAAT GCATTTCAGTCTGCTTGGAGAGAAGCTTGTTTGTCTACAGTAGCTGTTACTCTTGTGGTATCCCAAGGAAAAGATTATCTTCTTAAACCTGTTAAATTTTCAGGTCCCTGCAAGTCTGAAATTACAGTGCAG ATTAATGGTGTCCTTCTAGCTTCTGATGATAGATCAGACTATGGTAGAGATGGGAGGCAGTGGATTCGTTTTGACAGCGTCCAAGGCTTGATTGTTGAAGGGCGTGGAGTTATCAATGGAAGAGGAAATATATGGTGGCAAAATTCATGCAAAATCAACAAAGCTCTG CCATGCAAGGACGCACCAACG GCTGTGATATTTTACAACTGCAAGAACTTGGTAGTCCAGAATCTTAGATTCCAAGACGCACAACAAATTCATATGGCTTTTGAGAAATGCATAAATGTCCAAGCTTCCAATTTAATTGTGACTGCACCAGAGGAAAGCCCCAATACTGATGGAATTCATGTAACAAACACTCAAAATATCCAAATCTCTGGCTGCACAATAGGAACAG GTGATGATTGCATTTCGATTGTAAGTGGATCCCAAAACGTGCAAGCTACAGACATAACATGTGGACCAGGACATGGAATTAG TATTGGAAGCTTGGGATCAGAAAATTCTGAAGCTCATGTCTCTGATGTGACTGTACATGGAGCAAGGCTTTCCGGCACCACTAACGGAGTTAGGATCAAGACATGGCAG GGGGCAGCTGGGAGTGTAAGCAACATCAAGTTCCAAAATATCCAAGTGCATGATGTTCAGAACCCGATAATCATAGACCAAAACTATTGTGACCAAGCCACGCCTTGTACACAACAG CATACAGCCATCCAAATTAGCAACGTACTCTATCAGAACATCTATGGAACAAGTGCTTCAGCCGCAGCCATAAACTTGAATTGCAGCAAAAGCTTCCCATGTCGAGGGATTGTGCTACAAAATGTTAATTTAGTACGTGAAGGAGGTGGAGCAGCAAAAGCTTCATGCAACAATGTCAATTTGAGCAACGTTGGGCTCGTTTCTCCACGATGTGCATAA